A genome region from Panicum virgatum strain AP13 chromosome 4K, P.virgatum_v5, whole genome shotgun sequence includes the following:
- the LOC120703394 gene encoding ricin B-like lectin R40C1, with translation MYGFGAGLGHPWLNPDGTFKVFCKADEGLCLAVRRGALVLAPADPDDEHQHWFKDVRFSLRIEDEEGKPVFSLINKATGLAVQHSLGPFHPVRLVKFNPEDFDESVLWTESGHLGRDFGRIRLLHDVDMVLDALPRDEDDGGGVRDGTTITLTEWAGGSTQSWKILYWSVEANKTCGGLFSEPTCRIYCKADESRSHTVRQGAVCLAPNTTTRKRHIHPCTLVPGALWPGTKDQFSTGRYTQYPESRIVPAETTTDVKK, from the exons ATGTACGGCTTCGGGGCCGGGCTCGGGCACCCCTGGTTGAACCCTGATGGCACCTTCAAGGTCTTCTGCAAGGCCGACGAGGGGCTCTGCCTCGCCGTCCGCAGAGGCGCCCTCGTCCTTGCCCCCGCCGACCCCGACGACGAGCACCAGCACTGGTTCAAGGACGTCCGCTTCAGCCTGCGCATCGAGGATGAGGAGGGCAAGCCTGTCTTCTCTCTCATCAACAAGGCCACCGGCCTCGCCGTCCAGCACTCGCTCGGCCCCTTCCACCCG GTGAGGCTGGTGAAGTTCAACCCGGAGGACTTCGACGAGTCGGTGCTGTGGACGGAGAGCGGCCACTTGGGCAGGGACTTCGGCCGCATCCGCTTGTTGCACGACGTCGACATGGTCCTCGACGCCTTGCCCCgcgacgaggacgacggcggcggcgtgcgagaCGGCACGACCATCACGCTCACGGAGTGGGCCGGGGGCAGCACCCAGAGCTGGAAGATCCTCTACTGGAGCGTCGAGGCCAACAAGACCTGCGGCGGGCTTTTCTCCGAGCCCACCTGCCGCATCTACTGCAAGGCCGACGAGAGCCGCAGCCACACCGTGCGCCAAGGTGCTGTCTGCCTCGCGCCTAACactactactagaaaacggCACATTCATCcctgcacgttagtaccgggcgcactttggcccggtactaaagatcaatttagtaccggacggTATACACAGTATCCTGAGAGTCGAATAGTACCGGCTGAAACCACTACTGACGTCAAGAAGTAA